In Rhododendron vialii isolate Sample 1 chromosome 9a, ASM3025357v1, the following are encoded in one genomic region:
- the LOC131300864 gene encoding protein ACCELERATED CELL DEATH 6-like, giving the protein MNPTLYNAVMEGKLDVLCQYTDDQLHAEATHNRNTVLHVAAQFGHLPCVEKILEACPSLLTFVNVKGETPLHIAAREGYSEIVRTIIESAKKLEQDSESGRGATTKEILRATNVDKDAALHMAVRNCHFEVNKYLEVVILLTKEDVDFEYPANDAKETPLYLAAEQGEQGVDVLSTLLLSTCKSSAYGPGGRTALHMATLQDFTGQSTRKLLDWKVDLINEADPYGWTPLHYATYIGNVAAIGELLETENSAAYIAKADKEDGNTAFHIAAAHGNVDVMRMLLSYSPDCWEIVNFKGQNVLHMAVDTGYREGTGD; this is encoded by the exons ATGAATCCTACCCTGTACAATGCGGTCATGGAAGGTAAATTGGATGTCCTCTGTCAATACACTGATGACCAACTCCATGCCGAAGCCACCCACAATAGAAACACAGTTCTCCATGTGGCAGCCCAGTTTGGTCACTTGCCATGCGTGGAAAAGATCTTAGAAGCGTGTCCGTCGCTATTAACCTTTGTGAATGTCAAAGGCGAGACTCCTCTACATATTGCTGCCAGGGAAGGGTACTCCGAAATAGTCCGCACAATCATAGAGAGCGCGAAAAAACTGGAGCAAGATTCTGAAAGTGGCCGGGGTGCGACAACCAAAGAGATTTTGAGGGCGACCAATGTCGACAAAGACGCGGCCTTGCACATGGCGGTGCGGAATTGTCACTTTGAGGTAAACAAATACTTGGAAGTTGTCATATTGTTAACCAAAGAAGATGTGGACTTTGAATATCCCGCCAACGATGCCAAGGAAACTCCATTGTACCTGGCCGCTGAGCAAGGAGAACAAGGTGTGGACGTGTTGTCTACCCTCTTGTTAAGTACTTGCAAATCGTCAGCATACGGCCCTGGTGGTAGAACGGCATTGCACATGGCAACACTTCAAGACTTCACAG gtCAAAGCACAAGAAAATTGCTGGACTGGAAGGTAGATCTAATCAACGAAGCAGATCCATACGGGTGGACGCCGCTTCACTATGCCACGTACATTGGGAATGTAGCAGCAATAGGAGAACTACTAGAAACCGAAAACTCAGCGGCATACATTGCTAAAGCAGACAAGGAAGATGGGAACACAGCCTTTCACATAGCGGCAGCTCATGGCAATGTCGATGTAATGAGAATGCTTCTGTCGTACAGTCCAGATTGTTGGGAGATAGTCAATTTTAAAGGACAGAATGTTCTTCACATGGCTGTGGATACTGGATACAGAGAGGGAACCGGTGATTGA